The genomic stretch GCGGCCGTCCCTTGGCATATGCCTCACGATCGGGGGAACGCGTGCCTCCGTTGGACCGTCTCCACAAGCGGGGCGGGCCGCCATCTGGTGACAATGGCGGAGACCCTCGCGCAGTGGCCGTGCGGGCGCGTTTACGATGGAAGCCTTCACGTCACAGCACCCGCCTCGCCGACCTGATATGCCCTCAAAAGCACAGGAAGGCCAGATGAATCCGGATGGGGAACTCAATGTCGTTCATCGGCCGTGACATGGCTGTCGACCTCGGGACCGCCAACACGCTGGTGTACGTCAGGGGTCGCGGGATCGTACTCAACGAACCGTCCGTCGTCGCGATCAACACCAACACGGGTGGGATCCTCGCGGTCGGTGCCGAAGCGAAGAAGATGATCGGCCGGACGCCGGGCAACATCGTCGCCGTCCGCCCGCTGAAGGACGGCGTGATCGCCGACTTCGAGATCACCGAGCGAATGCTCCGCTACTTCATCCTGAAGATCCACAAGCGGCGCTATCTCGCCCGGCCGCGGGTCGTCGTGTGTGTGCCCTCCGGCATCACGGGCGTCGAGCGCCGCGCCGTGATCGAGGCGTCCTCCCAGGCCGGCGCCCGCCAGGTGCACATCATCGAGGAGCCCATGGCCGCCGCCATCGGCTCCGGCCTGCCGGTCCACGAGGCCACGGGCAACATGGTGGTGGACATCGGCGGCGGCACCACGGAGGTCGCGGTCATCTCGCTCGGTGGCATCGTCACCGCCCAGTCCATCCGGGTCGCGGGCGACGAACTGGACAACGCGATCATCCAGTACATCAAGAAGGAGTACAGCCTTCTGCTGGGTGAGCGCACGGCCGAGCAGATCAAGATCACGATCGGTTCGGCGTACGACCTCGACTCCGACGAGCACACCGAAGTCCGTGGCCGGGACCTGGTGTCCGGGCTGCCGAAGACCGTGGTCATCTCGGCCGCCGAGGTCCGCAAGGCGATCGAGGAACCGGTCAACGCGATCGTGGACGCGGTCAAGACGACCCTCGACAAGTGCCCGCCGGAGCTGTCCGGCGACATCATGGACCGAGGAATCGTTCTGACCGGCGGCGGAGCCCTGCTGCGCGGGCTCGACGAGCGGCTGCGCCGGGAGACCGGGATGCCGATCCACATCGCCGAGGATCCGCTGGACAGCGTCGCGCTCGGCTCCGGGAAGTGCGTCGAGGAGTTCGAGGCGCTGCAGCAGGTCCTGGACGCCCAGCCGCGCAGATGACGTAACTCTTCCATTCCGCCGTACGAGACGTTCTCCTCTCGTGCGGCGGATCGTTGATTAGAGGCATAAGCTCCCACAAATGGGCCCCTCGGGTTGCGCATCGCATAACGCCCGTGAAGGGACTCCCGAATTCCTATTGAGGAAGGGCACGGCCGCCGCACGTGAGGGACACGAAAGAGAGCCGGTTGCTCCTGGTCCTGCTGGTTGCCATCGCATTCGCGCTGATCACGGTGGACATCCGCGGGGGCAGGAACTCCCCGGTCGACGGTGCCCGGCAGGCCGCGGCCGCGGTGTTCGGCCCGGTCGAGAACGGGCTGTCCTCGGCGGTCGACCCGGTCGGCAACGCCGTCTCCGCGATCCGGGACTCCGGCAGCCGGCATGACCGGCTCGCCACGCTGGAGAAGGAGAACGCGGCCCTCAAGGCGAAGCTCGGCAGCGACGACCGCAACCGCAGCCGGCTGAACCAGCTCGACAGAATGCTGAAGATCGCCGGCGAGGGCCAGTACGGCATCAAGGGCGCCCAGGTCATCGCCATAGGAGCGGCGCAGGGCTTCTCCTGGACCATCACCATCGACGCGGGAGCCAATGACGGCATCAGGCGTGACATGACCGTCCTCAACGGCGACGGGCTGGTCGGCCGGGTCACCACCGTCGGCCCCGACACCTCCACCGTGCTGCTCGCCAACGACCCCGACTTCACCGTCGGCACCCGTATGGAGGGAAGCGACGAACTCGGCTTCGCCTCCGGGCAGGGCGACCGCCCGCTGCGCGTGGAGCTGCTCAACGGCAAGGCGGAGGTGAAGAAGGGCGACCGGCTCGTCACCTTCGGCTCGGAGGCCGACCGGCCGTTCGTCCCGGGCGTGCCGGTCGGCGTGGTCTCCCGCGTCGACCCCTCCAACGGCGGCCTCACCCGCACGATCTACGTCACCCCGTACGTCGGCTTCACCAAGCTGGACGTCGTCGGCGTGGTCGTCCAGGCCCCGAAGAAGGACCCGCGCGACGAGGTCCTGCCGGCCCAGCCCAAGCCGGTCCCGACGCCGACGGTGACCGTCACGGTGACCCCGTCCGCCGACGCCTCCGCCAACACCCAGCAGCAGTAGGAGCTGAATCCCATGCGCCTCAACCGGATCCTGCTCTCCAGCGCGCTGGTCGTCGTGGCGCTGGTGATCCAGGTGAGCGTCCTCGCCCGCCTGCATCTGCCGGGCGCCGTGCCCGACCTGCTGCTGCTCACCGTCCTGGGCCTCGCCATGGTGTACGGCCATGTCGGCGGCGCCCTCGTCGGCTTCGGCGCCGGTCTGCTCGCCGATCTCGCCCCGCCCGCCGACCACGCGGCCGGCCGCTACGCGCTCGTGCTGTGCGTCATCGGCTACTGCGCCGGGCTCATCAAGCCGGAGACCGGCCGCCTGAAGTCGGCGACCGGCCCGATGGCCGTCGTGGTCGCCGCCGCGATCGGTTCCACGCTGCTGTACGCGTGCGTCGGCGCCCTGGTCGGCGACACCGCCGCCCGCCATGTCGGCCTGCCCGGGCTGCTGTTCTCGGCGGCCCTGTACGACCTGCTGCTCGCCCCGTTCGTGGTGCCCGGCATCATGTGGCTGGCCCGCCGCGCGGACAACGACCCGCTCGCCGAGGCCGGCCCCGCCGCCAAGGCCGGCGACATCTCCACCGGCTGGCTCTCCTCCGGCACCGGCCTGCGCATCGGCAGCCAGCGCGGCGGACTCGGCGCGCTGAAGGCCAAGGCCCGCACCCGCTCCGCCCGGGTCGGCCGGATCAAGGGGGTCAAGCGGCTGTGAATGCCGGGGAGTTCACTCGAACGGGTCAGCATGCGCGGAACGCGGGCTCACAGGCTGGTCGTTCATCATCCGTACGTGCACTCGCATTTGCGCACTGAGAGGGGGAAGCAGCCGCAGTGACCAACATCCCCGAGACCGGTCGGACCCCACGCGTCCAGATCCGGCTCGTCGTGATCCAGATCCTCGTCCTCTCCCTCCTCGGCACGCTCGGCGGCCGCTTGTGGTACCTGCAGATCCGCGAGGGTGCGCAGTACCAGAAGGAGGCGTCCGGCAACCACGTCCAGCAGGTCGTCGACCCCGCCGTGCGCGGCGACATCCTGGACGCCCGCGGCGTGCCCCTCGCGGACAACGAGACCCGCCTGGTCGTCTCCGCCTCCCGCACCGACCTGCTCAAGCAGAAGGACGACGGCAAGGCGGTCCTCACCAAGCTGGCCGGTGTCCTCGGCGTGAAGCCCGAGGACGTCATCCAGAAGGTCCGGCTGTGCGACGCCAAGACCCCCCAGCCGTGCTGGAACGGCTCGCCGTACCAGCCGATCCCGATCACCGACGAGGCCACCCCGAAGCAGGCCCTGCAGATCCGCGAGCGCTCCGAGGACTTCCCCGGCATCACCGCCGATCCCGAGGCCGTGCGCCGCTACCCGGGTCCGGGCAAGTCCAACACCGCGCAGGTGCTCGGCTATCTCTCGCCCGTCACCGACGACGAGATCCAGAAGGCCAAGAACACCCCGTCGCCCTATCTGCGCTCCGACATGGTCGGCCGCTCCGGCCTGGAGCGGGAGTACGACAAGGAGCTGCGCGGCAAAGCCGGCGTCACACGCTACGAGGTCGACAACCTCGGCCGGGTCATCGGCAAGGCCAAGGCGGACCCCGCCGAGCCCGGCGCCAACCTGGTCACCAGCATCGACTCCCGGGTGCAGCGCGTTTCGGAGTACGAACTGGACAAGGCGATGAAGACCGCCCGCCAGCAGTTCGACAAGAACACCGGCGAGAACTTCAAGGCCGACTCCGGCGCCGTCGTCGTCATGGAGGCCAAGACCGGCCGGATCGTCGCGATGGCCTCGGAGCCGACCTACGACCCGAATGTGTGGGTGGGCGGCATCTCCGCCAAGGACTACAAGTCCCTGACCGGCAAGGACTCCGACTACCCGCTGCTCAACCGGGCCATACAGGGTCAAGCGGCCCCCGGTTCGACGTTCAAGGTGGTCTCCACGGCCGCCGCGGTCCAGGCCGGCTACCCCTGGGACGGCGGCTACCCCTGCACCAGCTCCTACTCGGTCGGCGGCCAGGTCTTCAAGAACTTCGAGGGCGAGAACTTCGGCCCGATCTCCCTCGGCCGCGCCCTGGAGGTCTCCTGCGACACCGTCTTCTACGGCCTCGGCGACAGGGAGTGGAAGAAGGACGGCGGCATCAACCCCAAGAAGGGCCAGCCGAAGGACTGGTTCTTCAAGACGGCCCACCAGTTCGGCCTCGGCAAGGAGACCGGCATCGACCTGCCCAACGAGGTCACCGGCCGTGTCCCCGACCGCCAGTGGAAGCTGGACTACTGGAACGCCAACAAGGACGCCTGGTGCAAGTCCGGCAAGAAGGACGGCAGCTACGTCGAGAAGATCGCCTACGAGAACTGCCTCGAAGGCAACAAGATGCGCGAGGGTGACGAGATCAACTACTCCATCGGCCAGGGCGACACACTCGTCACGCCGATCCAGGAGGCGATGATCTACGGCGCCGTCGCCAACGGCGGCACCGAGTACGTCCCGACCATCGCCAAGGCGATCGTCAGCCCCGACGGCAAGACCGTCCAGGAGATCAAGCCCAAGGTGCAGCGCAAGCTGCCCGTCAGCCAGGCCACCCTCAAGGGCATGGACGACGCCTTCGCGGGCGTCATCACCCGCGGTACGGCCGCGTGGAAGTTCAACGGCTGGCCGCAGGACAAGATCACCCTGCACGGCAAGACCGGTACGGCGGAGGTCTACGGCAAGCAGACCACCGGCTGGCTGGCCACGTACTCCAAGGACTACACGGTGATCATGACGATCTCCCAGGCCGGTACGGGTTCCGGTTCCGCCGGTGAGGCCGTGCGCAACATCTACAGCGCGCTCTACGGCGTCCAGGGAGACGGCTCCATCGACAACAAGAAGGCGCTGCTGCCCCAGCCGCAGCAGGGCCTGCCGAAGGTCCGCACGGACGGCACGATCGACGCCCCGAAGGTCACCGACGACCCGGCCAAGGACGCCGAGGCCGCCCAGAAGGACAACCCCAGCAACGGCGACAGCCAGCAGCCCGCCGCCACGGCGTCGCCCACCACGGGCAACCGCAACACCCGCAGGCGCCCTCGCAAGAGGGGAAGCCGGAGGATGCCCTCATGACCGGCAACAGCTTCTCCGTCTCCGGGTACGGCCCCGAGCGAGCCGGCTGGACCAGGCTCCTCGCCCGCGACTCACCGGCCCGCAGGCTGGACTGGCCGATGCTGCTGGCCGCTTTCGTGCTGTCGCTGCTGGGCTCGCTGCTGGTGTACTCCGCGACCCGCAACCGCACCGAGATCAACCAGGGCGACCAGTACTACTTCCTGGTCCGCCATCTGATGAACCTCGGCATCGGCTTCGCCCTGATGATCGGCACGATCTGGCTCGGCCACCGCGCCCTGCGCAACGCCGTGCCGATCCTCTACGGCATCTCGCTGTTCGGGGTGCTGCTGGTGCTCACCCCGCTCGGCGCCACCATCAACGGCAGCCGCAACTGGATCGTGTTCGGCGGCGGTTTCTCGCTCCAGCCCGCCGAGTTCGTGAAGATCTCGATCATCCTGGGCATGGCCATGATACTGGCGGCCCGGGTCGACGCCGGGGACAAGCAGTACCCCGACCACCGCACGGTCTTGCAGTCGCTCGGCCTGGCCGCGGTACCGATCCTGATCGTGCTGCTCATGCCCGACCTCGGCACGGTCCTGGCCATGGTGGCCATCATCCTGGGCGTGCTGCTCGCCTCGGGCGCCTCCAACCGCTGGATCTTCGGACTGCTCATCACCGGTGTGCTCGGCTGTGTCGCCATCTGGCAGCTGCACATCCTGGACCAGTACCAGATCAACCGCTTCGCCGCGTTCGCCAACCCCAATCTGGACCCGGCGGGCGTCGGCTACAACACCAACCAGGCCCGCATCGCCATCGGCTCCGGCGGACTGACCGGCGCCGGCCTCTTCCACGGCTCGCAGACCACCGGCCAGTTCGTGCCCGAGCAGCAGACGGACTTCGTCTTCACGGTCGCGGGGGAGGAGCTGGGCTTCGTCGGCGCGGGCCTGATCATCTTCCTGCTGGGCGTGGTGCTGTGGCGCGCCTGCCGGATCGCCCGCGACTCCACCGAGCTGTACGGGACGATCGTGGCTGCCGGGATCGTCGCCTGGTTCGCCTTCCAGGCCTTCGAGAACATCGGCATGACCCTCGGCATCATGCCGGTCACCGGTCTGCCCCTGCCGTTCGTGTCATACGGCGGCTCGTCGATGTTCGCGGTCTGGGTGGCGGTGGGACTGCTGCAGTCGATCAAGGTGCAGAGACCCATGTCGGCGTAGGCCTGCGGCGGCCCGGCCGCGATCGCGGAGGGTCGTTCACCGGGTGGATGTGTGGAATTTTCCCGCCATTCATCCCGGGCGGCCCCTGCCGCGTCGCTCCGCAGCCCACTAGATTCAATTCATGGCGGATACGAAGCGCGAGATAGAGCGCAAGTACGAGTCCGACGACAGTGGGCTGCCCGACCTGACGGGCGTCGGCGGGGTGGCGGCCGTCCTGGACAAGGGCCTGATGGAACTCGACGCCACCTACTACGACACCGCCGACGAACGCCTGGCCGGCGCCGCCCTCACCCTGCGCCGCCGCACCGGCGGCTCGGACGCCGGCTGGCATCTGAAGTTCCCGGTCGGACCGGGCGTGCGTGACGAGATCCGGGCCCCGCTCTCCGACACCATTCCCGAGGAGATCGCCGCCCTCGTTCGCTCCCGGGTCCGGGACGCCGAGCTGATCCCGCTGGTCCGGCTGCGCTCGGCCCGCGATGTGCGCCACCTGGTCGACGCCGGCGGTGCCCTGCTGGCCGAGGCGAGCGTGGACGCCGTGACGGCTGAGCGGCTCGGCGGCGGGGGAGGGGCCGCCCAGTGGACCGAGATCGAGGTGGAACTGGCCGACGACGGCGATCCCGCCTTCCTCGATCTGGTGGAGAAGCGGCTGCGCAAGGCGGGCGTGCGCCGCTCCAAGTCGCCGTCGAAGCTGGCCCGGGCCCTGGAGCAGACGGGAGGACACCGCCGTAGGAGCCGTGAGAAGGGCGAACCCGCGCCGGTGACGGCCGGTGACCACGTGCTCGCCTATCTGCGGGCTCAGCGGGACGTGCTGGTCGAACTGGATCCGGCCGTCCGCCGTGACGTGCCCGACTCCGTGCACCGCATGCGGGTCGCCACCCGCCGGGCCCGCAGCACCCTGCGCAGCTTCCGCTCCGTCCTCGACCGCTCCGTCACCGACCCCATCGGCGTCGAGCTGAAGTGGCTCGCGGGCGCGCTGGGCGTCGACCGTGACCAGGAGGTGATGGCCGAGCGTCTGCGGGCCGCCCTCGACGCCCTCCCGCCCGGCCTGGTCACCGGCCCCGTCCACGAGCGCCTCGCGGCCTGGTCCGAGGCCCGGCACGGGGGCGCGCACGCGCATCTGACCGGCGTGCTGGACTCCCGCCGCTATCTCACCCTGCTGGACACCCTGGACGGCCTCCTCGCCGACCCGCCGCTGCGCAAGGCCGCCGGAAAACAGCCGGACAAGGTGATCGCCAAGGCCGTGGACAAAGACCTGCTGACCCTGTCCGCCCTGGTCGAGCAGGCGCTCGGCGCCCCGCCCGGCGAGGAACGCGACGTCGCCGTGCACGAGGCCCGCAAGAAGGCCAAGCGCACCCGGTACGCGGCCGAGGCGGCCACCCCCGCCCTCGGCAAACCGGCCCGCTCCCTGACCAAGGCCATGAAGAACCTGACCACCGTCCTCGGTGAACACCAGGACAGCGTCATGACCCGGCTGACCCTGCGCGAGCTGTCCGCGGCGGCGCACGCGGCAGGGGAGAGCGCGTTCACGTACGGGCTGCTGTACGGGCGCGAGGAGGCCCATGCGGCGCGGGCGGAGGCCGAGCTGCCCGGACTGTGGAGGGAGATCAGATCCCCGGCGGCCGGCTGAGCGTACGGGGAACACCGCCGGGCGGGTTACGCTTGGTGGTCACCCCTGTCAGCTCATGAAGGTTCGCGAGATGCCTGTCGAGTCGGTTTTTCCGCAGCTCGAAGCTCTGCTCCCCCACGTGCAGAAGCCGATCCAGTACGTCGGCGGAGAGCTCAACTCCACCGTCAAGAACTGGGACGAGTGCGACGTCCGCTGGGCGCTCATGTACCCGGACGCGTACGAGGTGGGTCTGCCCAACCAGGGCGTCATGATCCTCTACGAGGTCCTCAACGAGCAGGAGGGCGTCCTCGCCGAGCGCACCTACAGCGTGTGGCCGGACCTGGAGGCGCTGATGCGTGAGCACGGCGTCCCGCAGTTCACGGTCGACACCCACCGCCCGGTGAAGTCCTTCGACGTGTTCGGCCTCAGCTTCTCCACGGAGCTGGGCTACACGAACATGCTGACGGCCCTGGACCTGGCGGGTATCCCCCTGGAGTCCAAGGACCGTGGGCTGGACGACCCGATCGTCCTGGCCGGCGGCCACGCGGCGTTCAACCCGGAGCCGATCGCCGACTTCATCGACGCGGCGGTCATCGGCGACGGCGAGCAGGCCGTGCTCGACATGACCCGGATCATCCGCGAGTGGAAGGCCGAGGGCCGACCCGGCGGCCGCGAGGAGGTCCTGTTCCGCCTGGCGAAGACGGGCGCGGTGTACATCCCGGCGTTCTACGACGTCGAGTACCTGCAGGACGGCCGTATCGCGCGCGTGGTCCCGAACAAGAGCGGCGTCCCCTGGCGCGTGTCCAAGCACACGGTCATGGACCTGGACGAGTGGCCGTACCCCAAGCAGCCCCTCGTGCCGCTGGCCGAGACGGTGCACGAGCGGATGTCGGTGGAGATCTTCCGCGGCTGCACCCGCGGCTGCCGCTTCTGCCAGGCCGGCATGATCACCCGCCCGGTCCGCGAGCGTTCGATCACGGGCATCGGCGAGATGGTCGACAAGGGCCTGAAGGCGACGGGCTTCGAGGAGGTCGGCCTGCTCTCCCTCTCCTCGGCGGACCACTCGGAGATCGGCGACATCGCCAAGGGACTGGCGGACCGCTACACGGACGACAAGATCGGCCTGTCCCTCCCCTCCACCCGCGTCGACGCGTTCAACATCGACCTGGCGAACGAGCTGACGAGAAATGGCCGCCGGTCCGGTCTCACCTTCGCCCCGGAGGGCGGCTCCGAGCGCATCCGCAAGGTCATCAACAAGATGGTCTCGGAAGAGGACCTGATCCGGACCGTCGCGACGGCGTACGGCAACGGCTGGCGCCAGGTGAAGCTGTACTTCATGTGCGGCCTGCCGACCGAGACCGACGACGACGTCCTGCAGATCGCCGACATGGCGATGCACGTCATCCAGAAGGGCCGAGAGGTCTCGGGCTCGAACGACATCCGCTGCACGGTCTCGATCGGCGGCTTCGTCCCGAAGCCCCACACCCCGTTCCAGTGGGCGCCCCAGCTGTCGGCGGAGGAGACGGACGCGCGTCTCGCCAAGCTCCGGGACAAGATCCGCGGCGACAAGAAGTACGGCCGCTCGATCGGTTTCCGCTATCACGACGGCAAACCGGGCATCGTCGAAGGCCTCCTCTCCCGCGGCGACCGCCGTATCGGCGCGGTGATCCGCGCGGTGTACGACGACGGCGGCCGCTTCGACGGCTGGCGCGAACACTTCTCCTACGACCGCTGGATGGCTTGCGCCGACAAGGCCCTCGCCCCCTTCGGCGTGGACGTCGACTGGTACACCACCCGCGAGCGCGGCTACGAGGAGGTCCTGCCCTGGGACCACCTCGACTCCGGCCTGGACAAGGACTGGCTCTGGGAGGACTGGCAGGACGCCCTCGACGAGACCGAGGTCGAGGACTGCCGCTGGACCCCGTGCTTCGACTGCGGCGTCTGCCCCCAGATGGACACCCACATCCAGATCGGCCCGACCGGCAAGAAGCTGCTGCCCCTGACGGTCAAGAACGCCGGCCCGGCGCCTGCTTCGAGCGGTCACGCGCACTGAGGTGAGCGAGGCCCTCGATCGCCAGGGGAAGGCGCCGGGGGCCGCGCAGCACCGCGTCGGCACGGTATGCCGGGCGAGCCAACCCGCGCGACTCGGAGGTCATCGGCGACGTTCGCCTGCATCGTCTTCGTCTTCGTCGGCTCACACCTCGACCTTCAGTTTGAATTCGCGAAGGTGAAGTAGGCGCGGTCCAGCGGTCGAGGCCACCCTGGGCATCGAGGACGTCACACGCACTTCACACGCGCTGAGGATCCGATGGGGCGGTGCCGACGTCTACTCCGGTATGGAACCGCACACGCCGCCTCTCCAGCCCCGGCAGCCGGAAGGGTGTCTCACCGTCGCGATCCGCGTCCCCCTGCGGATCGTCGTCCTGGTGCTGGTGGTGCCGGTGCGGATGGTGTGGGACGCGCTCGTCGTCACCGGAAGGCTGGTGCGGGACGGCGTGCTCAGGCCGCTCGGCCGGGCGCTCCTGTGGGTCGGAAAGGCCCTGTTCGTCTGGCCGTTCGTGGGCCTGTGGCGCTATGTCCTGGTCCCAGTCGGCAAGGGCGTCGCCTGGCTCGGCACCGTCCTCGTCGTCGTACCGGCCGTGTGGTGCCACCGGTACGTCCTCACCCCCGTCGGATGCGCGGTCGCCTGGCTGGCGCGGTATCTGCTCGTCGTCCCCGCGCGATGGCTCTACGACCGGTTCCTCGCGCCCGTCGGGCGTGCCGTCGCCTGGTGTGTACGGGGACTGGGCCGGCCGCTGGGCATGATCGCCACCGGCATCGGGGCCGCCCTGTACTGGACCCTGCGCGTCCTCCTCGTCCTGCCCGCCCTCGCGCTGTGGCGCTGGGTTCTCGCGCCCGTCGGCCGGGTCCTCGTCGTCGTGGCGCGAGAGGTGGGGGACGCCCTCGGGCATGCGTGGCGGATCGCCGGACGGATCTCGCGGGCCGTCGGCCGGGCGCTCGGGGCCCTCTTCCGCTGGATCTTCGTGGAGCCGCTGCGCTGGGTGTTCCGGACCGTCCTCACCCCCGTCGGCCACCTGGTCCGGGACACCGTCCTGCGGCCCGTCGCCGAGGGCGCACGCGTGCTGGGCCGGGCCGTCCGCGAGGCGCTGACCAGCGCCCGTGACATGGTGCGGCAGGCCCGCGCCGACGTCCGGCGGATGCTGGTCGGCGAGCCCGGGCAGCCGGCCGCCGTGGACCGGCGGGAACCTCAGGGGCCCGCTGCACGTACTCTTGGTAGCAGTACGACCGCACTCACGAAGGACTAGGACACTGGGCAAGCGACAGCCCGAAGGCCCGCCGCCCGCACCCGCGGTGCAGCGCATCCGACTGCGCTACACCAAGCGCGGCCGCCTGAGGTTCACCAGCCACCGAGACTTCCAGCGCGCCTTCGAGCGGGCGCTGCGCCGCGCCGAGGTGCCCATGGCGTACTCGGCGGGGTTCACGCCGCACCCGAAGGTGTCGTACGCCAATGCCGCACCCACCGGCACGGGCAGTGAGGCGGAGTATCTGGAGATCGCGCTCACCGCACCGCGCGACCCGGAGACGCTGCGCGTCCTCCTCGACGAGTCGCTGCCCGCCGGGCTCGACATCGTCGACGCGGTCGAGGCGCGGACCTCGGGCCTCGCCGACCGGCTCACGGCTTCCGTCTGGGAGCTGCGGCTGGACGGCGTCGCCCCGGCCGACGCCGAGCGCGCGGTCGCGGCCTTCAACGGGGCCGAGACCGTCGAGGTGCAGCGGATGACCAAGAACGGCGTCCGTACCTTCGACGCCCGCCCCGCCGTGGTGAGCCTGGAAACGCACGGTTCACCGGCTGATAGGCCGACCGACCAGCCCTGTGCGATACTGCGGCTGGTTGTTCGGCACGTGACGCCTGCCGTACGACCCGACGACGTCCTGTCCGGTCTCCGCGCCGTGGCCGACCTGGCGCCGCCGGTCCCCGCAGCGGTGACCAGGCTGGCGCAGGGGCTGTTCGATGAAGAGACCGGCACGGTGACCGACCCGCTCGCGCCCGACCGCGAGGCAGCCGGGGCCCTGACGGCCGCACCGGCCGCCGCCGCGACGGCGCCGACACCGGAAGGTCCCGCGTAGGGACGGACGTCGTAGCGCCGCCCTCGTACTCGGGAGCCACCTGGGTCGGGCAGCGCACCGACCAGAAGACTTTCGCCAAGGCCGTACCGACAAGGCGTACGGAACCGGCGAGACAGGACACAGAGTGCTCCCGTGCGGCGCCCGCGCCCCGGACGGCGGCCATCGCGTATCACGCGGGCCGTGGACGTCAACGGCGGACGGTCCATCGAGACCAACGCCGGACCAGGCGCGGCGCCCGGGAGCCTGACGGGAGAAACGCCCGCATGCTCGAGCCGACCGAACCCATTGAGGGTTCCGAACCGAACACACCCAGCGACACCCTGCCGCCGCGCAGGCGTCGCCGTGCCGCCTCCCGCCCGGCGGGCCCGCCGGGCGCGGCCGCGGCTTCTACCGAGGTGACCCTCCCGGCCATACCGGCCGCGGAGTCCGA from Streptomyces roseochromogenus subsp. oscitans DS 12.976 encodes the following:
- a CDS encoding rod shape-determining protein, which produces MSFIGRDMAVDLGTANTLVYVRGRGIVLNEPSVVAINTNTGGILAVGAEAKKMIGRTPGNIVAVRPLKDGVIADFEITERMLRYFILKIHKRRYLARPRVVVCVPSGITGVERRAVIEASSQAGARQVHIIEEPMAAAIGSGLPVHEATGNMVVDIGGGTTEVAVISLGGIVTAQSIRVAGDELDNAIIQYIKKEYSLLLGERTAEQIKITIGSAYDLDSDEHTEVRGRDLVSGLPKTVVISAAEVRKAIEEPVNAIVDAVKTTLDKCPPELSGDIMDRGIVLTGGGALLRGLDERLRRETGMPIHIAEDPLDSVALGSGKCVEEFEALQQVLDAQPRR
- the mreC gene encoding rod shape-determining protein MreC, with product MRDTKESRLLLVLLVAIAFALITVDIRGGRNSPVDGARQAAAAVFGPVENGLSSAVDPVGNAVSAIRDSGSRHDRLATLEKENAALKAKLGSDDRNRSRLNQLDRMLKIAGEGQYGIKGAQVIAIGAAQGFSWTITIDAGANDGIRRDMTVLNGDGLVGRVTTVGPDTSTVLLANDPDFTVGTRMEGSDELGFASGQGDRPLRVELLNGKAEVKKGDRLVTFGSEADRPFVPGVPVGVVSRVDPSNGGLTRTIYVTPYVGFTKLDVVGVVVQAPKKDPRDEVLPAQPKPVPTPTVTVTVTPSADASANTQQQ
- the mreD gene encoding rod shape-determining protein MreD, whose product is MRLNRILLSSALVVVALVIQVSVLARLHLPGAVPDLLLLTVLGLAMVYGHVGGALVGFGAGLLADLAPPADHAAGRYALVLCVIGYCAGLIKPETGRLKSATGPMAVVVAAAIGSTLLYACVGALVGDTAARHVGLPGLLFSAALYDLLLAPFVVPGIMWLARRADNDPLAEAGPAAKAGDISTGWLSSGTGLRIGSQRGGLGALKAKARTRSARVGRIKGVKRL
- the mrdA gene encoding penicillin-binding protein 2 produces the protein MTNIPETGRTPRVQIRLVVIQILVLSLLGTLGGRLWYLQIREGAQYQKEASGNHVQQVVDPAVRGDILDARGVPLADNETRLVVSASRTDLLKQKDDGKAVLTKLAGVLGVKPEDVIQKVRLCDAKTPQPCWNGSPYQPIPITDEATPKQALQIRERSEDFPGITADPEAVRRYPGPGKSNTAQVLGYLSPVTDDEIQKAKNTPSPYLRSDMVGRSGLEREYDKELRGKAGVTRYEVDNLGRVIGKAKADPAEPGANLVTSIDSRVQRVSEYELDKAMKTARQQFDKNTGENFKADSGAVVVMEAKTGRIVAMASEPTYDPNVWVGGISAKDYKSLTGKDSDYPLLNRAIQGQAAPGSTFKVVSTAAAVQAGYPWDGGYPCTSSYSVGGQVFKNFEGENFGPISLGRALEVSCDTVFYGLGDREWKKDGGINPKKGQPKDWFFKTAHQFGLGKETGIDLPNEVTGRVPDRQWKLDYWNANKDAWCKSGKKDGSYVEKIAYENCLEGNKMREGDEINYSIGQGDTLVTPIQEAMIYGAVANGGTEYVPTIAKAIVSPDGKTVQEIKPKVQRKLPVSQATLKGMDDAFAGVITRGTAAWKFNGWPQDKITLHGKTGTAEVYGKQTTGWLATYSKDYTVIMTISQAGTGSGSAGEAVRNIYSALYGVQGDGSIDNKKALLPQPQQGLPKVRTDGTIDAPKVTDDPAKDAEAAQKDNPSNGDSQQPAATASPTTGNRNTRRRPRKRGSRRMPS
- the rodA gene encoding rod shape-determining protein RodA, with the translated sequence MTGNSFSVSGYGPERAGWTRLLARDSPARRLDWPMLLAAFVLSLLGSLLVYSATRNRTEINQGDQYYFLVRHLMNLGIGFALMIGTIWLGHRALRNAVPILYGISLFGVLLVLTPLGATINGSRNWIVFGGGFSLQPAEFVKISIILGMAMILAARVDAGDKQYPDHRTVLQSLGLAAVPILIVLLMPDLGTVLAMVAIILGVLLASGASNRWIFGLLITGVLGCVAIWQLHILDQYQINRFAAFANPNLDPAGVGYNTNQARIAIGSGGLTGAGLFHGSQTTGQFVPEQQTDFVFTVAGEELGFVGAGLIIFLLGVVLWRACRIARDSTELYGTIVAAGIVAWFAFQAFENIGMTLGIMPVTGLPLPFVSYGGSSMFAVWVAVGLLQSIKVQRPMSA
- a CDS encoding CYTH and CHAD domain-containing protein, yielding MADTKREIERKYESDDSGLPDLTGVGGVAAVLDKGLMELDATYYDTADERLAGAALTLRRRTGGSDAGWHLKFPVGPGVRDEIRAPLSDTIPEEIAALVRSRVRDAELIPLVRLRSARDVRHLVDAGGALLAEASVDAVTAERLGGGGGAAQWTEIEVELADDGDPAFLDLVEKRLRKAGVRRSKSPSKLARALEQTGGHRRRSREKGEPAPVTAGDHVLAYLRAQRDVLVELDPAVRRDVPDSVHRMRVATRRARSTLRSFRSVLDRSVTDPIGVELKWLAGALGVDRDQEVMAERLRAALDALPPGLVTGPVHERLAAWSEARHGGAHAHLTGVLDSRRYLTLLDTLDGLLADPPLRKAAGKQPDKVIAKAVDKDLLTLSALVEQALGAPPGEERDVAVHEARKKAKRTRYAAEAATPALGKPARSLTKAMKNLTTVLGEHQDSVMTRLTLRELSAAAHAAGESAFTYGLLYGREEAHAARAEAELPGLWREIRSPAAG